TGGAAGAGTGATGTTCTTATTTACAGACTATCACCACTTTCTGCTACAATGGCAGTTCAGTAGATGTGGCAACCTCAAGATACCCACACAAAAACATGGATataaatgttcatagcagcagttttcaatagcaaaaacaaacaaaaaataaaaacaaaacaaaaaaccaatcctTTAACAGTGAGCAGATGTACTAAGTCTGCTTAGTGGAATGGTACTTGTCCAGAAAGGTACGTCATTGGCATATCATGAAAACACACTAAGAAGCTagactcgggctggtgagatggctcagtgggtaagagctcccgactgctcttccgaaggtcctgagttcaaatcccagcaaccacatggtggctcacaaccatctgtaatgaaatcttgactccctcttctggggtgtctgaagacagctacagtgtacttacatataataaaaataaactaaaaaaaattaaaaaaaaaaaagaagctagacTCAAAAGCTAGATATTGCAGGATTCTATTTATGTGAAATGTGACTAGGCAAATTCTGAGACACAAAGCGTTagtgggttggggagatggctcggtgggtaaagtgcTGCCACACtagcataaggacctgagctcaattccccaGGATCCACATTCTAAAAACCaggtgaaggagctggagagtaAGCTCTGCACTTAAGAACActggtgctcttccagaagacttgagttcaactCCAAGACCTATTtggtcacaactgtctgtgactccagttccaggggatctggacTAAAggcacaatacatacatatattgtgCAGACATGCATATCTCCAAAGCATCCATagttataactttttaaaaattttaatgaattaggaaaaaaacaaaaaacatgcctttaatctcagcactcgggaggcagaggcagaggcaggtggatttctgagttcaaggtcagcctggtctacagagtgagttccagtacagccagggctactcagagataccctgtatccaaaaaaaaaaaaaaaaaaaagatgcagtgGGACATggcagaggggaggtggggataGGATGGAGCCAGCAACTCGCTAGCCACCCAGTCCAGCCAAGTCAGCAAACTCCAGGCTCTGTGAGATGGTCCGAGTTaaggacagtgatggaggcaCCCGGTGTCAGCCTCTGACACCAGGCACATGCATGTGATTAATGTTTTCTAAAGGCTGAAAAGGCAGCAGGAATTGACTGCAAATAGCTAGAGTTTCCCTCAGGGGGGACATAACCGTTCCAGTTTGCACAAACGTGTACCTGAGATACACTAAAACCCCGAGCTGTGCACCAGCAGAGTTCAGTGTACATCCCACTTGTCCTAGCATCCTTGTGACTTCAGGTCTGTTTCAGGTCATGGgccttctcttctgtgtgtgtacaaatgtgtggggaaggaaagggctggTGTAACGTGAGAACGAACTGGAGCTCCCTCAGAATCCTGCCTCTTCTGACTTTATTAGGCAGATTATCTTCAATTATCTTTCCAATTCAAAGCATTTTGATAGACGCCACTGGACCCTCAGAGCCACACTGCAGAAGAGGCATATTCTTCATGCACAGGTGGTTCAGAAAAGCCAAAGAACTTACTCATATGCAGTAGGCAGGGgctggtgcctttttttttttttttttttttttttttttttttttttttttcttttttttttttttttttttttNNNNNNNNNNNNNNNNNNNNNNNNNNNNNNNNNNNNNNNNNNNNNNNNNNNNNNNNNNNNNNNNNNNNNactcactttgtagaccaggctggcctcgaactcagaaatccgcctgcctccgcctcccgagtgctgggattaaaggcgtgcgccaccacgcccggctgggctGGTGCCTTTTACACATTCTCCCCACAGCACTGTTTCTGAATGCTGGGCCTCTCTAAAAAGCCCAAAACTCAGATAGGCAGGTGTCACAAGCAGGAACCGGGCAGTACCAATCCTCTTCAGCCTCACAGGCCTATCAACACAGCAGTCATCCAATGATGTGTGTATTGGTGTGGACACGAAGTTCACACCCATCAGACACAGGCACACCTAACCTTCAGTGAAGACGATGTCTTTAATTCAGGGGAGACCTAAGAGATCAGAATTAGGGGTGTGGCCTCTCTCCCCTAAGACAGAGGCCTTACAAAGGGGGCAGCTTTGGGAGAGGGATAGGCGTGGGAAGGGAAACACCTTATCCTTCCTGCCCTTGGTCAAGCAGAGAAACTGAAGACCACCAGTGGAGTTAGCGTTCATTACCCAATTTAGGGCTAGGTCTAAACCTTAAGATGTACCAGTGAGAACTGCACCACTCCTGCTTCAAGCTGGAGCTTTAGCCGTGCTAACAGCTGAGCAGATTTAGGACAATTCGGTTTGTTCATCCCCAGATCATTTGACTAATGACTGCTCTTGAGGGAGGACTCAAGCAATGTGaaagcaatgttttaaaaatgaagtgcACCTTATTCCTTTCTCAGAGCTGGCAAGCAAGATGGCCTACACCTTGCTATCGATCATCCCCAAGAGTCTCCCAAAAGGCCAGGTGACCCCCATCAAGGCGGCTGCCTAGACTGGCGGATGCTGCTTCCGTCTGGCCAGGAAATATTTTTCTAGCACTTGCTGCAGATGGGCATAGCTAGGCTTCAAGATAAAAGCAGCGGGGAACGTGGGCAGAGGAGTGAGGCAAGTTGGCATAACTATGCAGAATGAAAGGGGTCAAGGCAGTGGTGGAGGGAAGACGCACCACTCTGCATGATGTCCAGGTGTCTGGTATTTGAGCAAAGGCTACAATAGCTATACCTTGGGCCTAGGGTAGAGGTCACTAGCAGGGACAGGGAGACTGCCAGCCACACTATGGACACCTCCTATCCACTGTTACATTGCTAGTCTCTACTGGCTACCCTCCTCTCATTCCCAGTGCTCTTGTTCTCAGGGGGGAAGGGGATACAGGGGGGACTGGCACCCCCTAATACCCTTCTCAGAGGACTAGAGAAGGCCCCATGACTGAAACACAGTCATCCCACCCGGCCACAGCTTTGAGTGCCTGTTTCTTCTGCGAGAATTTCAgttcctgtctttcttccacaGTCCTATGACCCTATATTTATCATTCCTTTCCAGGGCTCTCTACAAGGTGGCCTCCAGGAAGTCCTACAGAGTGAGACTAGACTGGAATGTTCAGAAATGTGTTGTTCCAGGTGACATCTGGAGCAGAAATAGCTAACTTCAGTCCTTCAGTCCCCTCATTTCTGCTAAAACTTGAACTGAGCCTTTGTCCTGGAACACCCAAGACTCCAGCTCTCTCAATCACTAACCAGCAAAGGCAGCAACGAGGCAGGCTCTGCAGTCCCTTAATTAATCCTCTGGTACCTCACAGTTCCAGTCTTTCCCAAAAGACtcacccacccaacttcataCCTGAAGCCCCACCTACCTCCTATACTCATTGAAAGCTCAGCTCTACCTCACCCTAGGACACACGGACCTAGCCCACCCACCGGGCGGCACTAACAGCAGCaggcccacccacccacccatcgcCCCCAAAGAAACCCCAACAGCTCAGAAGTGCATCAATCGACCTTTAATGTCCAAAAGAGGCGTGGATGCAGAGCATAGATGTGGCAGGGTCTCAGTCCCTGCACCAGAAATGAGAGATGAACAAAAACGAGACACTTCCAACTGGCCAGAGTCTGGGAGGGCAGGGAAACACAGATCTGGAcattcataagaaaaataaaacctaaaatcaAACATTCAGTCCTGTACCCAATCACGGTTTGAACAGGGAACTCAGTCCCCACCAGTTCCCACCCTCCCCTGCcagcaatgaagaaaaacaaaagctcaaCACACAGGAAGGGCTTAGGAGGAAGGggcattctcctgcctccccccGACCCCCAAGAATGggctggggaaaaaaatagcTAGATTTCCCCACCCCTTACAGTGTCAACCCTACGCGAGTTCTGAATGTGATTCATAAGAATCAGCAGCTCAATTGGCAATGacaacccccacccaccccaatcATGTCACCGACAGACAAGGTTTCCCTTGCACTCTTCTCTGGAACCTCCTCCCAGTCACAGCCTTCTCCACCTCCTGACTCCCAGAGGTCATTCCTATACTTCAGACCTGTTCCAAGGAGCCCTCCACCCCATTACTTCCATTCTCACTTCCCACTAGAGACCAGTCACCTGGTCCCAGATCCAACTCCAGGAAAGATGTTAGTATGGCCATCCTGTTCTGGGTGACCTTCCGAAAACTTTCCCAGGGAACAGACAGCCACAAGGCAAAGCAGTGTCCAAGCAAGATGAACTGAGGGGAGGGGATGGTTTGATACCAACCTGTTCTCACCCTCACAACAGGTAACATAAAAGCCCACTTAGAACTAACTGCCCTCTACTTCCCATACACCCTAGAGATTCCACTTATCCTGCCCCTTCCCACCCTTCTACCCcaaacccacccccacacacgcacacagacaaacacaaacatacacaaagaagAACTGACGGGGCATTGATTTGGTTTGATTGCTAAGACCTAACTAAGGAACTACAGTCACCAGAAATTCCCTTGCCAGCCAACAATAGGGGCTGCTGTAAGAGAACGAAGGAATGAGAAAAAACGAGGGCTAAGCAGGGAGCAGACAGAATGTAAAGGGGAAGTCAGGCTAACCCTACTCCCAGCATCCTCCCAACATGACCTCTGGCTGGAAGAATATGGGAAGGTGACCCACGAAGACACAGCCCTTACTTAAAATCCTGACAGACGGCAAGACAAGTCTGCTCCCCACTCCCACAGCACAGATACACCGCAGTGCCCCTTAGAGACTGcacacccacccctgccccaagCCTTAGTCACAGTTCTGTGGAATATTCTCCCTGGTACTagtgccaccccccccccaccttcctgCCCCTCTCCTTGCCAGTCCTAACCCTGTCCTCACAGCCTCCCCGGCCTCCTACAGCAGCACCCACCATCCAAGAGGCAGCCGCAGCTTAACTTCCACCTCAGACCTATTTCTAGTCCTCGGCCCTCCTAGTCCTTAGGGCTTCGATGAgggccttttatttttatctagggagagaaagagaaaaggaggggtgggggagatttCCTAGTGCAGTACAAccaaaaaaataatgttaacGTCTTAAAAACATAAACGCAAAGCAGCCTTCTTCCCCAGGCAACTAAACAGAAaggagtttggtttttgtttactGCGACACACACATGAAATCGAGTACACAGTCCATGCAGTAGCACAGCCATTGGAGAGGACTTCCTGATGCTGGCCCCAGTGCAACAGTCCCAGCAACGCCGCCTGCTTGCCATCGCTGCCGCCGCCACTGACACCTTCGCCTTGGCCACCTAGCCCGACTTGAAGAGGAGGATTGCAACTTGACCCAAGTAAAAATAGATGAAGTGCTTTGTCTCGTGTGTGACATAGCTGCCAAAATTCCGGCCCACGATACAATGCCAGGTAGGGTTATATTTCTTGTCAAATTcctaaaaaagaataaaagggagaaagaaagaaaagtagttaGGGTTTCTGAAGTGGCAGAATGGAGTCACTTGCAgcaatcccagcacacacatttaGTTGTTCCCACCTACCTTGCCCAGTAACCCACCccagcccaggaccccagcccaggtCCTCAGCACTCTCCCCTCAGAAGCTCAGGTTCTAAGGCTGGCAATGGCACTCCGGCCTTCATCAATAATGGACCACCACAAAGGCTCCATTGTTCCTCTCTGCCAAGCCTCTAGCACTCTACACCCTgatcatctctccatcctcttgtTACTCCACTCCCAAACCTGCCCACCCTCTAATTCAAGATAATCAGAAAAACCAGGATGTCATAAGCACAGTAAGCAGGGCCTGGCCACCACTGCCTCCCGTTCCTAAAGTGACATTCCGAGCAGGAGCAAATGGGGACTAACTGCTGAAGCACCAATCCCCTCACTCTACAAAGCCAAGCAGTCCTGGGAGCCTAGCACACAACAGCTCAGCCTATAGCACAGGTCTTTATGTATCCTTCAGACTGCCAGCCTAGGAGAAGAAACTGGAGCCCCCACTAGGCACATCTTACTGCTAGGTAGACTGCCACAACACTCCTACACATCCTCTACAATGACCTAAGACTGGGCCTTTGACTGTAgtttaacatgggtgctgggagctggaggTGAGATAGCTGAGGGCTggtaagaacactggcttctctcacacccacacagtggctcacagcctccTTGTAACTCCTATTctaaaggatctgatgccctcttcagacctccacagggaccaaacacacacacgacaaatcgacatacatggaggcaaaacattcatacaagaAAATATAGATATGATGTAGTTAAAAAAAGGCAAACCATGAGGTCTAAACTGGAACCCAGGGCCCAGGCTCAGCTGCCTCTTCAGGGTTAACCATTTCCACACAGGCATTCATCTAGGATTTCTCTTTTTAGAGTTTACATCTATTTATTTGGGAGTGGTgagtgtgccacagcacacatgtggaaatcagaggacaacttgcaggagtccagtctctccttccaccacgtgggttccaggGCTTAAACTCAGGTGTCAGGCTTAGCAGCCACTAATACATCTCACCAGCTCAATTTAGAAATCCCTCAATAATTGAACTCTTAAATATTGAACCATTtttacaaaatttacaaaaattacaGTCAGCTCTCTACATCTGAGTTTTACATTCATATATTCAACCAACCACAGGTttaaaacattcaggaaaaaaTTACACCTGTATTGAACATGTACAGATTTTTTCTCTATCATTTCCTACAGAAATCAAGGAACTTAATATTCAAAGCTGATTCTTTTAAAGTGTTGGGAAGGGGCTATTGGAGttgattcagcagttaagagcacctctGCTCTTCCATGGGTCTGGGtcccgttcccagcacccacagggcagctcataaccatctgtaactccagtcccaggggttCCGATGGCTTCTAGCCtctttgggtaccaggcatgcactaTGATGTAGAGACATAAGCAAATTACCCATACACATaaggttaattttaaaaaagagagagagagacagacagacagacagaaaacataAGGGGAGTAGAATATATTGCAAAATATGCAGAACCTAAGCCCgaatttttaaggaaaagaaaacattccatCTCACGAGGATTATAAAGGACACACCACTGTAAATGAAGAAGTTCCCTGAAAATCTGTTCAGGATCATATAGTATTCACTCAAATGCTCTTAATCTTAATCTTGAACACTGAACAGTTCTCAACTGGGCTAGTAATATTTGTTCTGCAGTTCCTCTGCATAGCCTTCGCCTTCTCCTTCCCCATGCTTTGTAGTGacataaccatctgtacaactaacACAGCTTCACTACAGCCTCATCAAGATCATTCGGGAGATTGCTTTGGGAGCTCAAAATCACCCTATAATTCAGCTGCTTCACATGTCTGCAGGGCTTTCTCAGAAGGGGCAACACCTGCTTTCTCAGCAAGTGTCttccctgaccccacccccaccccatccaccatCCCCAGCCGATGCGGCTCAGCAGTCAATCCTCAGGCTCCCGGCTTACCTTCTTGATATAGGCAGCAATGTCCTTCTCTATGTTGTACTTCTCCATGGCCTGTGTGGCGCAGTCAACGGCATCCTGTTGCATGTCCTCAGACATGTCTGCGTTCTTGATCACTGCCTTCCGGTCAGACATCGTGACACTGCAGTAGGAACACAAAAGTAAAGCTGGCGACATCTTATGTGAGCAGCAGCTTGAGCTATGGGTTGGGAGCTATAAGGTTAGAGGGGGATAGACATGGTGGAAGCACATGAACACAGACAAGAGAGAAGCTTATGCTGGGTAAGGTGGCActtgccttaaatcccagcacctaggaggcagaggtagttggatctctaagttcaagggctggtctacaaaggaagttCCAGGTTAACtaaggctacacagtaaaacctttgtcaaaaaagaaaaaaaaaagcgacTTAGAAGCTTCTAGCAGAAATATGGTCCCTACCTCTTGGAAATACAGGACAAGAGCGAGCGAGGGAAAAGGAGATATGGATGTAAGATGTGCTTTAATAGCTGCCTATTTCATGGGCTCTGAACGAGAGTCAGCACGCCACCAAGAGCCGAAGAGACGTAACACTGCATCACCTAACTGCATCTTTCAGCAAGTTAATTcgtctttgtgtttttatgtcaccatctgtaaaatggggtccAAGCCTTACCCTAAGAATAAACCAGCAGCTCGCACCTGCCGAGATTCAGCACATGACTTAATGACTATTATCTACTACTGGTCTCACAGCAGAAACCCTGCTAGAAATCAGTACCTCTGACTTCTGGTCCTGACTCTGAGCCTTTGTGGTCTCAACAAGGCATCTGGCCTTTCTGTATCGATTACTTCCATTTTAGAAATGAGGTCAGCTCTCAACTGGAGGTTGTTTAAGAATTAACTAGGGTTACATGAGAGCATCTGCAAATAAGGAGAGCCTATGCAAGGAAGCTGGCTGTCCATCAGCCAGACTCAACTACCACCTGTTTTTATGAATCAAAAGTTTTATAGGAACATGTTACAATAACAGAGTTCTAAGAGATTGTTCTGACCATAAATCCTAAAATACTCACTGTCCCCTCACAGAAAAAAGGCCAACTCCActttgataaaaaataaaaggggcTTCACATACATGGCCTGCTGGCAAAGAGGTAATAATGGCCTCTTAAATGTTGGGGCTGATGTTACCTCAAACCAGAGAGGCAGCCCCATGTCACCACACCCAATCCTGCTCCCTCGCTCTCCTCACAACAGTGTTCAGTCTTTAAAGTACAATACAATTTCTGAATTCTGGCCTTTAGTCACAGCCCCAACAATAATTATCAGTTCTCTTGAATTTTTGCTTCttcatgtaaaaattatttttattcattcaaaaaGCACTAATGATATGTACATTTGGAGAAATATTACCCGACAGGAGTGCTGAGAACTTTCCCTAAATATAAAAaccaggccaggtgtggtgattcGCACCtgaaattctagcacttgggaggtagaggcaggaagggagatcAGGCATTTAAAGCCAAACTCAGCTACAATAAAACCATGTTTCAAACAATCAaatcagaggagatggaggaggccCACAACACTGACCTAAGACTAAGAAAGagcttaatatttttatagcCTTGTTTCATAGTCATGCTTCCTGGGCCATGGCATTCACCATACGGCAAGCAACCAGACTTCGGAGACTGACCCACATGGACCCTTCTGTAGCCTACAGTCATGTGAGCTACCTTacatccaaagaaacaagctacAAAAACCCACCCCTGCCCGCTCTCATCACTCACGGCAGTACCGATCCCCCTTCACCTCAGCTCCAAAAGCAACACTGGTTGTCCTCAGCCCAATGGGGACGGGAGTCTGACTGCTCAAGATGCTGGGATCATTCCAAGCCTCCTTATCTATGTGCACACTGCCCACGGAGATGAAAAGAACCCAGTCCGTCCAACGCACACAATGTATGCGTGACAACTTCCAGGCCAGGCACTGTCAAATAAAGCAAAGGTTCTTCCACCGAAGCGACACTGGCCAGTGTTTAGCTAAGATGCCCCCTACCCCAGAGAAAATACGGAGCCGAGGAGTCTGTGGTGTTGAAGGAAAGGTCTATTCAAGGCCGactagctctgtgaccttgggcagccaatcatgtttaaaaaataatggctgAAATGAGAGAAACGGAACAACCTCCATGAGGCTTGGGAAGAGAAAGATTGATGTGATGAGACCtttctagaagaaaagaaaaaaaaaaaacaatgtcacCTGGTGGCCTATTCCAGGTTGCCACTCAGAAGGGGGCAGTGTTTACAAATCCAGAGGTTGGGGGTGGAGCCTGGCTACAGACAACGAAGTATGAAAATTGCACCATTTTGCCAAAAAAGCTCACCTGCTTCACCGCCTCCTCCCCCCAAAGTCCAAAGGATCAACTTTGTCACAGTAATTAAAAGCTATCTTACTCTCTAACAGAGAGAGCCTACGATTACATAATGCTGGTCTTGTGACTACAATGCCACGATTCTTCACCCTTGGCCCCTCAGGCGTCGCAGAAAGGTGAGGCCCAGCCCTGGCAACCCCTATCCAAGGTACCAGTGAGAAAAGGCTAGGGAGCCAGACGCCCAGCGATCCTttcctggggaggtggggggagggggcggagcTGGGCCTCCAGATAAAAGGATGGCCAAAGGGCCCCAAGCCAGCTTCCTGAGTCACGAGCCAGGAGCTCCTGTGAAAAACGCAAAAGGAGCACTCCAGGACAGTTCTCAACCTCTGTCCCAGGTCTTgcgacaaaaaagaaaaaaagaaaaaaaaaaaaaaaaaaaaaaaagggctaaGCCTCCAAATGACACGGACGGCCCTGCACCATTCTTTAACACGTACAAACGTTATTGCCTCGTTTCGGATTTCCAAAGGGACCGTAACCCCTCGTCCCAAAACACCGCCCCCACCATCTTTTCCTCTAGAGGGCAGGGACCCCCGAAGGGCAGCACCTGGGAAATGAGAAAGCATCCACCTCCCCGCCGCCCTCCGGGTCCGCAGGCCGCAAGCCGGTCCTCCGCCCTCCCCCGCCAGGCCTAGAGAGGCGCCGGAGTGACCGGGCGACCTCGCTGCAGGAAGGACGCCCCGAAGGGTGGCGGCGGGAGGAGCCGCGTCGAGCCCGAACCCGCACTGGCTGCCCGCGCTCCCCGGACCCCAGAGGCCTCCGCGCACCACGGGCTGGCTCCCCTCCCCGGGGCTGCGGGGCCTCCAGCCAGGGCACGAGGGTCTCCAGAGCCTGGGCCGAGTCGGGCGAGGGCTGCCCCCGGGGCCCCCGCTCACCGTCACGCAGGCGAGTCCGCACAGGCCCCTGGGGAGCAGCGCTGGGCTGAAGCAAAGCGCGAGCAGGGGCGGTGTCCCCTGGGCTCGTCCTGCAGCAGCAGCCGCTGCCGCCGCGGTATCCCCCTGCTCCCGCAGCCCCGGGGCCGAGCGCTCGCGCTGCTGGTCGCCCTCCGAGCTTCCCCGGACGCCCGCGCTCCGCCTCGTGCCACCCGGCCGACCGCCTGTCCCGGCTGATACCTCGCCGCCCGCTCCGCTCCGCCGCTGAGCGCGGCCGACGCGCGGCCCTGAAATAgagccccgcccccgcccccctgcCGCGCGCGCCGCCGTCCGCGCTCCCCATTGGCTGCGCCCGCCCGGCCCCGCACTGCGGGCTTCTCCCCGCGCCGCTCTCGCTCCACATCTTGTTTCGTCCCACAATGCCTCGGGgcggaggagggggtggggaaggggagctggagaaggtggggggagggagccGTGGCCttaggaggagaaaggaggactCAGACCCTGTCTGCCCAGGCCCGGAGAGGCCTGACTCGGGAGGAATACATTCGgcccagaaaggaaaagggagagaggcgTGGAGAATCCAGtgccaaggaagaaagaatggagggatGGAGATTTCAGACTCAGGAGAGAAGGGTCCCAACTTTGGAAAGAGGCAGGACAGGGTATTAGAAATCACCGGGGACAGAGGAAAATTCATTTCCCTAGGCTGGCGACACTTGAGAGAACTGTCAAGCCCCATGGTGAAATAAAGGCAACAGTCCTCAagagccccccctcccccgcccctgctTTCACATTCGCTTTTGCTTCTAACTCAGCCTTTGTTCACGAATCTTGAGACCTTTCTGCCTATCCATAGCTGGAACCCTAAGTACACTATCATCAAAAATACCGGAGGTACAGCCTCTACCGTTCGGGTGTGGTCTTTGGGGGATAGAGGTGAGAACCATTTCTCGGGGACTGAAAGGAACTCCTGTAAGTATGAGCTGTgagttatcttttaaaaaacgACTTCACCCATAGCCCTCAAATATAGACAAcgcactggggtgggggtggggggtcacactcctttaatctcagcacttggaaggcagaggcaggcagatctctgagacagcagctgggtctacagagtgagttccaggacagccagggctacacagagaaaccgtctcaacaagacaaaaacaaaatgtagacAACACAGATTCAGACCCCTTGCCAGATCAGCTCCTTTAGACTACACTTGGATGGCAGCCTTTAAAGTTCAAGAAGCAGAcattgggatgtgtgtgtgtgtgtgtgtgtagtgtgttacAAAAAAAACACTGTGATTTTTCTTCCTAAGCTTTCATTCACAAAGGGGCTATCTAAAGTCTTCAGTGGGAGGTCAAACATTCTAGCCTCCGTGGATGTTAGGAAATTGCCTAGCATAGCTCCTgtgttcatctctttctctcccctcacctAACCCATGAGAAGTCAGACTAGGTCTGGCTTAGCCTGCCCTGTTTGGGAGTATCATGATTTAGTGTTCATTAAGTGTCTAGGACAACTTGGAAAACTGTCCCCTCAGGCTTCTCCATTCCATAGCTCTGTCTTTTTCCAGGAAGGGACTCAGCCAGGCTAGGCCTGGGGTATCCCTTCATCCAGGGGGTATTCTGATGTCAGCCTGTGTTAATGAATGAGGGGTGGGGCACATgtggggaggggtgagaggaCAGATTGTAGAGTTCTTGTGGAGAAAACTCTTAGGAAGTTCTTGGAGAAAGAGCTAATCGCCTCTTTCCCCAGCCTTCATTAGCTTCTAAGATCTGAAGGTCACAACTACGATATAAGATTGTATACAAGATGTCCATTGCCCAAGGACATCTAACGGAAGGAACGAGTAGAAGCACACACTCTGCTTGCTTCCTGATGTGTCTTGATACAAGCCAGCACTCAAATGATCTTTTTCAAGGGCACACAACAGTGACTATGAATTTTTATGTCCCTACTGTGTTCTTCCTACTCCTCTTGCCCagagtagaggagagagagattattCCCAGTGTGGAATATAATGGGATAAGAATTAGGAGATAAAACTCTCAGATAACAAAAGGTAGACTAAGGCTTAAGGCTCTTCAGAAATTTGGGTattggagtggtgtgtgtgtgtgtgtgtgtgtgtgtgtaagtttgaaACTGGGGCTGTAACTCGATGGGAGAGTgcatgcttgcccagcatgctcTAGGCCCTGAGCTTGAACCCCAAACACTATGGTTCATGTTTAAATAACAGTTAACCTTTATGAAACCTTTATGTACCAGGTACTAACTGCTTCCAGTGTAATGCATTCTACTCCACCACACTAAACTGTTTTGAAGTGAATGTATTACTGTCCCCCTCTGGATGAGTAGTTGTTAGTGTCAGATTCAGGGACTTGCCTAAAGTCACCCAGCTTGTCACCTGCAACATTCAAACCCAGCTTGTTCCAAGTGCTTACCACCTTAGCCGTTAGACTTCAGTGTTACCTAACAGTAACATAAAAGTATAGAGGGACTTGGCTCTCTGCCTAAATCATAACAGCATTTCCTAAACTTACTAACTGtagtcctttttaaaatatatttttcctatgttgtctctttat
Above is a genomic segment from Mus caroli chromosome 11, CAROLI_EIJ_v1.1, whole genome shotgun sequence containing:
- the Dynll2 gene encoding dynein light chain 2, cytoplasmic, producing the protein MSDRKAVIKNADMSEDMQQDAVDCATQAMEKYNIEKDIAAYIKKEFDKKYNPTWHCIVGRNFGSYVTHETKHFIYFYLGQVAILLFKSG